AGAACTGTAGAATTAGAGGGAGATATTGATGAACTTAAAGATAGTGACATTGTTAGAGTTACTGCTGCTATTCGTTATTACAAATTTGGAAAAGAAGTAGAAACTAATGTTCCGCTAACGGTTTCAAAACAAACACCACTGGTTGCCGAGACATTCTTTACAGATAAAGACACACAAGGTTATGCCTATCGCTTGATTTTCACACATAAAAGAGAAGGCAAATTAGCATTACCATGGGAAACAAAAATCAATGATAATTATATCTATGCTTCTATTCCTGAAGCATTTCAGGATAATGAATCTGAAGTATTCAAAGAAGCTAAAGAAGCTGGAAAAGAAATACTAGACAGTGTAAAAGACAAAGTATTAGACAAATTTAAAGATGTATTAAAAGTAGACTAATTATGAAAACACTATCTAAATATTTAAGTATTTTTCTTCTTGTGTTTTTTTATTGCTTTTCAGTGAATGCACAACAAGATTTCACCATGCAAATTGTATTGGATAAGCCTGTAGATGCAGGTCCTTTAAAACTATTTCCCGGTGTTAAAGACAAAGATTCTTACTGGTACACGCCAAATAAATTACGTTTAGCTAAAAACGATGATGGTACCCCAAAAATGAAATTTGTTAAATGGGTACACAATGAAGAGAATAATACCAATGAAGGTATAGGAGGCGGTGTCCTGCATTGTGTCTATGGATTTGGAGTGACTGAAGAAGAGTTAGATGAAGCGGAAAAAGCGCTCAAAAAAATTAATAGTAGAGGGAAAATTGTTGGTTCTGTTATTTATAAAGAAGGCACCGTTACGGTGTCTATTCCAAAATTAATGGACCCTGAGGCACAGGAAATTGTAGCCATGGCACCGGCTCCAACGATGGAAGGTAATTATGTAGCAGTAAACATGCAATTAGATAAACGTTCTGCATCACTGCTTTGGGATTCGTTTAAAACAGGAAATTCTTTAGTGACCTTCAATTTTAATATGACCATTGCCGGATACAATTCTCCTATAGAAGCGAAAATTAAAATTCATACAGATCAAATTTATGACAGTCAGCAATTTAAAGCAGGCTTAGCAACGCCATGGTTAAATGCAGAAATTGACGTATTGGTTAAAGAACTGATAGACAATGGATCTATAGAAATTGAAAAAATTGGAGATAACTTTAGTATGCAAGCTGCTATAGATAAAGTCGTTGAAAAAGCTACAGATTTATTGTTTACACCTTTTGGAAGTTCTCAGGGGCCTAGTATATCTCAATTAACATCGGCAGCCAACTCACAAGGTAATGAAAGCCTATTAACAAGAGCAACCAATCTTTTAAACACCTCTAGAACCGAAGCCAGAACAGAGCGAGATGCTGTTAGAAGACGAAATGCAGAAAGGGAAAGAGTTGCTCGTGAAGAACGAGAACGCGCTGCTAGTACTGATGAAACAGACTCAGATTCGGACTCTGACAGTGATGTGGCTAGTACAGATGCAACAGATGGTGATTTAAGGCCAGAGCAATCAGGTGGATTAACCCCTGGAGATTCTCAACGGGCAGTAAATGGCACAACCCCTAGCAATAATGCATCAAACCTTGAAGAGGAACCAAACATGCCTTCCATTGCTATTGTAGCTTCATACACAGTAAAGAAGATAAAAATCTCCGGAACAAAGACATTTAGTTTAAAAGAAAGCTATCCAACAACCATTCCTTCACCATTTGGTGGCGATTTAGAAGTGAATATGACTAGTTGCCCTAAATGTTTTATAGAAACCAATCTGGACGACCCCGTATTTAAACAACGTGAAATATTAGCCTTGTTAGACGGGTTAAACGCCAATGATTTTGATAAGTATATCAATTATGGAACTGTGCAATTACGTAAAAAACATGAGTCTGAAGCATTTACCTATGACGAAGTGCGTATTACCCGTAAAAACTTTAATCAGGACGGTAACCTATTCACCATGTTATATGGATGGAAAGGAGACAATAACAGGTCGAAATGGTTTGATTACGATTATAAAATTGCATGGAGTTTCTTTGGTGGAAATAATATAGAAACCGATTGGGAGTCTACGAACAGAAGTGCTATTAATTTGAGCCCTCCTTTGACCAGAAGAGTCATAACGATAGAAGCCGATAAAGATTTACTTGATGAACAAAGAGTACGCGCTATAGATATAAAAATCTATTACAACTTAGGAGGGGATGACCAAATGAAACAATTTAGTTTAAACCCTAAAAAAGATGTGCTTTCCGGGCAAGTAGAATTTATGTTACCCAATGGAAGTCAGGAATATGATTACGAAGTCACTTGGAGGCTATGGGGAAATGAACAAAAAACATCGGGAAGACAAACCACAAGTTTTGAAACCTTATATGTTGATGAACTGCCTAACTAAAAATGAAACAGATGAACACATTAATAAAAATAACATATATCATACTTGTTGGATTTTGCTTCAATCAGGTATACTCACAAAATACAGACAGAGCTACTATTATAGCTAATATAGAATTCTTTTATTACGATAACCCTTCTAATAGTACCTATTTAGGTGTGGATAATCAGCAAGTTAGCAATGGCACTGAATCCGGAGCATTTTGGACCAATGCGAATACCACGTCACTTCGTGATTTTGTAAGAGCTTTATTAAAAACCCCTAGTAATGGAGGAGATGCCTCATTACAGTATTATACCGCAAAACTTTTACGGATCAATAATAGAAAAATTGCGGTGTATTTATGGAATGATCAAACAGCTTTTACAGCATCAAGTGTGCCTTCCACTGTTCATAATCCGAGACCGGATGGTACTGGACATGTTTGGCCCCATGCATCGCATTGGACCCTGGCACAAGAACCTAATTGGGGCGGTTATATGGATATGGGAATACACTATATTGGTATTCATGGTGCACAATGGCTAAAAGAAACCTTTCTTCATGAGCTCATGCATGCCGAAGATCAAACAAACTCACTGGCACTACCGTTTAATGTCGATGGTCACTGGTACCACTATGGTAATGACGGGTCTCATTTCTATACCGAAGCTGTACCGAGTAAACGTTTTGCGTATATGGAAGCCATAGCACACGTAGCTGCTTTTTATTATAATTATAGTCAATTTCAACAGCATTTTAATTGGTTTAACAGAAATGGAGACATGCGTGTCGAACGAAATGCGCCTTCACAATGGCGGCGATGGTTACGTCAGTTATTTGGTTATGATGGTCATGTGTGGCTTCATGATGAAATTAGAGAAGCAACAGGTAGTAGTGGAAGACGATTAAATAATCAATATAGTGTCTATAGAATTCAAGACCTTCCAGGGAAATTTATTGTGCATAATGAAACCGTCATGGCTATGATGATGACCATGACTTCCATGCATGTTGCAGAAATAGATCCGTTTATCTGGGCAGTAAAAACCTTTAATACTAGAATATCTGCCAATCAGGGGCAAGACCCCTTGGCACTATTCGTAAAAGTATTTTCAGAAGGTATGTTACAAAGTGGAGAAACGATTAGTGCTATAAAGCAAGAATTAGATGCACGTAATTATACAGCAGCCTCTGTTGATACCCCTTATACATTTATTCTTCCACTGGCGTATTCCGATTATTTTACTGGATATACCAGTACCACAAAAGATCAGTTTAAAGCACTCTTTAATAACGAAATGGATACCGATCTTATTGATATTTATTGGGACCATTTTAAAGATAGAGTACGTAATAATGTTTCTATTCGTAGTAGTAGATCATTAACAGATATGACGACTATTGCTATGCAATGTGGCGTCAATCAAAGTTACCTTCCTGGTACTAGTGGTAGGAGGTATGAAGGAAATTAAAGAATACTTAGTATGTACTATATATTATAGGATGGTTGTAGCTTTATCATGCTAGGTGTTAATTAAGGCCCCGAAATATTTTCGGGGTCTTATGTTTTCAAGCATAGAATGGGGTAGCAGGTAAAACAAAAAGATCTCCTCTTTTAATTTTATTTCTTTTGATTACTCATACGGCCACTAGTTTTAAAAATTAGTGGTAACTGGGGAAAAACACCCATTAAATAAAATAAAACACTTGTCATATTTCGGAATAATCCCCTTGTGATTTTTAGGCTTTTCACTCTTGAGTAAACCTAACTTTCAAAATATCTTTATATCAATATTTCAAAATGAAAACTTAATTTAAAATACAGTATTAATAAATCAAAGTCAATCAACCTCAAAAACTCACCAAATGGAAGATGCCAATTGTATATTAACTATTAAAAGTACTATTGATGGTATTTGGGTTAATAATAATGAAGACTCAAAAAGCACAACTAAAGTTATTATTTCTAACAATGGAAAAAATGTTCAGATATTTGATAAATGTAGCCCAAAACATTATGACAGAAGAACTAATATCCTAACTCCTGAAGGATATAGTACAAATATGTATTGGGCCATTTTTAATAGTGGTATAGCGAAATCTACATTTATATTTACTATTGATAATAATAACATGGAAGTAAGGTATGAGCAAGATTATAAATCTCCATCCAAGGAAACAAAAAGGTTTATTGAAAACTTTACCAAACTTGATTTATCTGTAAATAACTCGGTAGTTACATCAACCTATGCAAGAACTAAGACGCCTCCAGAAACTGAAGTTGTGAGTAAACTATTACCAGAACTTAATAATACACCTATTTTGTTTAGGGACCATTTATTTACCGATTATGATATTGAAAACCCATATGAAACTACAAGCGTAAAAACTGAGATACCTCCAGTTAAAGCTTTTAAATCAGAAATTTATTACTGTTTACCTAGTACTTATCATTTAGAATATAATGAAAGTAAAAATTATGGCTTACTTAAATGGATATTAAACGTATCGATATTTATTGGGAATATTTTAAATAGAGCACGTCATACGGTTTCTATTCGTAGATTAATGTCATTAGCAGATATGACTACCTAATCAAGTAATGTGGTGTAAATCATAGTAACCTCCTCGGCACTAGAGGGAAGGTTTATGAAGGAAACAAAAGCACTAGGTATATTCTATTAAGGGATGGTTGTAGGTTTATTATAATGTAAGTTTAATTTGTTTACAATAAGAAATACTTTTCTTACATTTAAGCGATAAACAAATTATATGCTTAAAAAAGTTTTTGGAAGTGCCGTTTTCGGTGTAGAAGCGACAACAATAACCGTTGAAGTAAACGTAGATTCAGGGATTGGTTACCATTTAGTTGGATTACCAGATAACGCAATAAAAGAGAGTAATTACCGTATAGCCGCCGCATTACAGAATAACGGCTATAAAATCCCCGGAAAGAAAATAACAATTAATATGGCTCCTGCCGACTTGCGAAAGGAGGGGAGTGCATACGATCTTACTTTAGCTATTGGCATCCTTGCAGCCTCCAAGCAAATTCAAGCTGAAACGCTAGGGAAGTATTTGATTATGGGAGAACTCTCCCTTGATGGAAGTTTACAACCCATAAAAGGAGCTTTGCCCATTGCAGTGAAGGCAAGAGAAGAGAATTATAAAGGTTTTATTTTACCTAGTCAAAATGCTAAAGAAGCTGCTATTGTTGATGGGTTGGAAGTTTATGGTGTTGATAATATCAAGCAAGTCATCAATTTTTTTGATAAAGGCGAACCACTTGAGCAAACCATTATCAATACCCGAGAAGAGTTTTATAAAAATTTAGAGTTTCCGGAATTTGATTTTTCCGATGTAAAAGGGCAAGAAGGTATTAAGCGTTGTATGGAAATTGCGGCGGCTGGTGGTCATAATATTATTTTAATTGGCCCTCCGGGAGCAGGTAAAACCATGTTAGCAAAACGCCTGCCAAGTATCTTACCACCTATGACCTTGTATGAAGCTTTGGAAACAACCAAGATACATTCTGTGGTTGGTCGGGTAAAAGATACAGGATTGATGGCGCAACGTCCGTTTAGGAGTCCACATCATACTATTAGTGACGTTGCACTTGTTGGAGGAGGTGCATTTCCACAACCGGGAGAGATCTCTTTATCTCATAATGGGGTATTGTTTTTAGACGAGTTACCCGAATTTAAACGTGGCGTTCTAGAAGTGCTACGTCAACCCTTGGAAGATAGAGAAGTGACTATTTCAAGAGCCAAATTTACGGTGACTTATCCATCGTCGTTTATGTTAGTAGCGAGTATGAACCCAAGCCCAGGAGGTTATTTTAACGACCCTAATGCTCCAGTTACATCTAGTCCAGCAGAGATGCAACGGTATTTAAGTAAAATTTCAGGGCCTTTATTAGATAGAATTGATATTCATATTGAAGTGACTCCTGTACCTTTTGAAAAGCTTTCTGAGGATAGAAAAGGAGAAACTTCTGTAGATATTAGAAAACGGGTTACCAAAGCTAGA
The Flavivirga spongiicola genome window above contains:
- a CDS encoding YifB family Mg chelatase-like AAA ATPase, with the translated sequence MLKKVFGSAVFGVEATTITVEVNVDSGIGYHLVGLPDNAIKESNYRIAAALQNNGYKIPGKKITINMAPADLRKEGSAYDLTLAIGILAASKQIQAETLGKYLIMGELSLDGSLQPIKGALPIAVKAREENYKGFILPSQNAKEAAIVDGLEVYGVDNIKQVINFFDKGEPLEQTIINTREEFYKNLEFPEFDFSDVKGQEGIKRCMEIAAAGGHNIILIGPPGAGKTMLAKRLPSILPPMTLYEALETTKIHSVVGRVKDTGLMAQRPFRSPHHTISDVALVGGGAFPQPGEISLSHNGVLFLDELPEFKRGVLEVLRQPLEDREVTISRAKFTVTYPSSFMLVASMNPSPGGYFNDPNAPVTSSPAEMQRYLSKISGPLLDRIDIHIEVTPVPFEKLSEDRKGETSVDIRKRVTKARAIQTNRFKESDVVHYNAQMNTKQIRNYCLLDDASKQLLKTAMERLNLSARAYDRILKVSRTIADLEGVEAVNGTHISEAIQYRSLDREGWLG